The Winogradskyella schleiferi genome contains the following window.
CATTTTGTCTTGCTGTTTTACAGGTGCCGAATTCTTTGATTCCAACACAGGATTAGCCTCTTCAGGCGTCACACTCGTATCTCTAAAAAATTGCACAAATGCCACGGACTTGGATTCCTTTTCTTCCATTCGTTTCAAACGTTTTTCAGAAGCTAACCCCAATTTATAACCTTTAGGTGTTAACCTAAAATCAGCATTATCTTGTCTTAAAAGTGTTCTATACTCTGCACGAGATGTAAACATTCTATAAGGTTCTTCAGTTCCTTTGGTTATTAAATCATCGATCAAAACACCTATATAGGCTTCATCTCTTTGTAACGTAAACGCATCCTTCTCTTGCACTTTTAAGCTGGCGTTTATTCCTGCCATTAAACCTTGGGACGCTGCTTCCTCATATCCTGTGGTTCCATTAATTTGTCCAGCGAAATATAAACCCTCGACAAGTTTAGTCTCTAAGGTGTGTTTCAATTGTGTTGGTGGAAAATAATCATACTCAATAGCATAACCCGGTCTGAAGAATTTTACTTTTTCAAAGCCAACGACAGAACGCAACGCTTTAAATTGAACATCTTCTGGCAACGATGTGGAAAACCCATTAATATAATACTCACAGGTATTCCAACCTTCGGGCTCTACGAATAATTGATGCCTATCTTTATCCGCAAATCGATTTATCTTATCTTCAATAGATGGACAATAACGCGGTCCCACACTTTTAATTCTTCCATTAAACATTGGCGAACGGTCGAAACCTTCACGCAACAAATCATGAACTAATTCACTCGTGTAAGACATGTGACACGACCGTTGTTCTTTTAGTGGTTTTGTAGTATCTAAATAAGAAAACTTTTCAGGATTTTCATCACCTGGCTGTTCTATCATCTTAGAAAAGTCCAGAGAACGACCATCAACTCTTGGCGGTGTTCCAGTTTTCATTCTTCCAGATTCAAAACCTAAATTCACCAGTTGTTCAGTGATACCAGTTGCAGCTCTTTCGCCTGCTCTTCCTCCGCCGAAATTTTTGTCTCCAATATGAATTAACCCATTCAAAAATGTTCCGTTTGTTAATACAACACTCTTTCCTTTAACCTCGACTCCAAGTGACGTTTTTACGCCGACTACTTTATGATTCTTAACTAATAGACCCGATACCATCTCTTGATAAAAATCAAGATTCTCAGTGCCTTCCAAAAGTAGTCGCCAATCTTCAGCAAAACGCATTCTGTCAGATTGAACTCTTGGACTCCACATCGCAGGACCTTTAGATTTGTTAAGCATCTTAAATTGAATAGCCGAAGTATCAGAAACAATGCCACTATAACCACCAAGCGCATCAATCTCTCTTACAATTTGCCCTTTGGCAATTCCTCCCATAGCTGGATTGCACGACATTTGGGCAATATTTTGAAGGTTCATTGTAATTAACAACGTCTTACTTCCCATATTCGCAGCGGCAGCAGCAGCTTCACTTCCTGCATGGCCAGCTCCTACAACTATAACATCATAAACATCATTAAACATATAGTAATTCTTTTTGTTCCACGTGGAACAATTATACTCCTTAGAAATAAGGATTCTTTTTTATTAAATAAATTTGAGAAAACCAACTATCCTTTTTAACAAGGAATTTTTCAGCCCGCGAATATACAACCAAATCGTGACTATAAATTTCGTTTTGCTAGATAGTAATCTTCTTTTGAACGCATCAACTTTGCCTCATCTTCAGACTTATCCTTATAACCACAATAATGCAGAATACCATGAATCATAACTCTTGTCATTTCATTTTCAAAAGACACCTCAAAATCAGAAGCATTTTCCTTCACTCTATCTACCGAAATATAAATTTCACCATGTAGCTCCTTTCCTACTGAATAGTCAAAGCTAATAATGTCCGTCAACGTATCATGATTTAAGAAATCGACATTCAATTGATGTAGATAATTATCTGAACAAAAAATGTAATCAATATCGCCTACTTTACAATTTTCCTCTAAAATAGTTTCTGTTATCCAATCGGAAATCTGCATCTCCTGTTCTAAACTAAAATCGGTTTCGTAGTTAAAACTAATCATCGGCCTTTTTAAAATACTCTTGAATCTTCTTCTTAAAATGATTCTGCAAAGGTAAGGCTTGACGATTTAAAATTTCAGTCGTATTAAAATATTGTTTCGCTGTCGGAATCTGACTAGGGTTATTTTGGTTGAATTCCTCTTTATTGGTTTCCGATTTCCGCTTTGTATCTTGGCCTTGCATGAAGGTTGCATTTTCTAATTTAAGCAACTGATGCTGCAGATCCATCATCTTTTGAAGCGTTTGATTGGTAAAACCCGTATTCAACAAATCCAGTTCAATATCTTCCATCTGTTTAATTAATTCACCAGCAGATTCAATCTTTCCTTCTTTTGCTAATCGATCTTCCAACGCTTGACGCAACTGCTGTTGTTGTTGGTAGATCTTGAATAATTCCCCATTCTGTTCTTCACTTCCGCCTTCGCCATAACCGTTGTTCTTTTCGCCTTCGCCATTTCCATCAGATCCGTCACCACTATTTTTACCGTTTTTACCATTCTTTCCGTCTTTTCCTTCTCCATTTTTACCCTCTCCACCTTCACCTTCTTTTTGGCCGCGTTGATTGCCTTCACCTTTTTGCTCTCCATTTTCGCCAGACTTTCCGCCTTCGCCCTCTTTTCCATCCT
Protein-coding sequences here:
- the mnmG gene encoding tRNA uridine-5-carboxymethylaminomethyl(34) synthesis enzyme MnmG, whose translation is MFNDVYDVIVVGAGHAGSEAAAAAANMGSKTLLITMNLQNIAQMSCNPAMGGIAKGQIVREIDALGGYSGIVSDTSAIQFKMLNKSKGPAMWSPRVQSDRMRFAEDWRLLLEGTENLDFYQEMVSGLLVKNHKVVGVKTSLGVEVKGKSVVLTNGTFLNGLIHIGDKNFGGGRAGERAATGITEQLVNLGFESGRMKTGTPPRVDGRSLDFSKMIEQPGDENPEKFSYLDTTKPLKEQRSCHMSYTSELVHDLLREGFDRSPMFNGRIKSVGPRYCPSIEDKINRFADKDRHQLFVEPEGWNTCEYYINGFSTSLPEDVQFKALRSVVGFEKVKFFRPGYAIEYDYFPPTQLKHTLETKLVEGLYFAGQINGTTGYEEAASQGLMAGINASLKVQEKDAFTLQRDEAYIGVLIDDLITKGTEEPYRMFTSRAEYRTLLRQDNADFRLTPKGYKLGLASEKRLKRMEEKESKSVAFVQFFRDTSVTPEEANPVLESKNSAPVKQQDKMFKLYARPNITIDDVRKFDAVESYIQEHDLDTEVIEQTEIQVKYSGYIEKEKNNADKLNRLENLKIPADFDYSKLKSMSIEARQKLSKIQPVTISQASRISGVNPNDISVLLVYLGR
- the ybeY gene encoding rRNA maturation RNase YbeY: MISFNYETDFSLEQEMQISDWITETILEENCKVGDIDYIFCSDNYLHQLNVDFLNHDTLTDIISFDYSVGKELHGEIYISVDRVKENASDFEVSFENEMTRVMIHGILHYCGYKDKSEDEAKLMRSKEDYYLAKRNL